The following nucleotide sequence is from Drosophila takahashii strain IR98-3 E-12201 chromosome 3L, DtakHiC1v2, whole genome shotgun sequence.
ttaatttttggttatcattattttaaattacattttaataggCTTTTTATGACCCAATGAGTATTCTGAATTTCATCAATTTAAGTTCTTTATTGATcgttttcttatatttattctttCTCAGCAATTTCAAACAGCATTAAGAATATAATTTATGCCACTCAGCGCGCTCAGGTCTAGCAATATTAATGATGGCACAACTTCTCCGGCTCTCTCCCCGATTCTCCCCGATTCTCGGTGATTCTCTTCGCCGGTCAGTCCCATCCAGCCATCCAGCCAAAGGCTATAAATATGATTGACTAGCCGGACCAATCGAgcagtaaaattttgaatttcgttCGCAAAGCCAGCCGGAGGAGCAGTAATCGAAAGGGAGCCATGTTGGTCAAGGTCTTAATGGTGAGTGTGCCGAGCTGCGACCGGATATATATGGATATTTCAAACGTATCAATAATCCTGCCAGCTCGCATTGCTCGCGGTCCTGAGTCAGGCGAAGCCCCAGCTGTTGGTCACGACGCCAGTGAGTTATGCAACCGGAGCGGGAGGCACCTGGCtggccccctccccctccgccGCCTACTACCCGGCCTATGCCAGCTATCCGGCctacgcggcgtatgcgtatgCACCGGTTTATGGCGCATACGCCACGTATCCCTACTACTACCCGTATCTAAGGCGCTGAATCAGATTCCGATGCCTCTGGGCTGGTCAACTTAAATATTCAGTGAATTTGTAGGCAGTCCTACTGTGTAAAAATTTATGATGTtttacaaattacaattttaattaagtaacGGAAATtgattgtaaaaaaattatttttatcattaacaatttattGTTGAATATTTTTGTGCTTTTGACTAAATCCTAATCCAAAATGAGTCTTTAAATTATAATGGAAAGATATTATTTTAGAGTTTCAAGTGCCTgtggaaacatttttgttttttcgacTTAGTTTTGGTctgaaaaaatacattttatttgttgaccatttattttaacaatcaGTTGAATGTACAGGTCTCTCGATTGGCCATGATTTAAATtccatataattttatttaagtattaatatttttgaaatttttacaaatgtccaaatataaataaaaatctcttaATACCGAATCAAAAACATCAAGAAACCACTAACAGATTAAACAAACTCAAGGAGAgtagaacttaaaaataatataaattcggATCCCTCAATGTGAATACTTTATGCCACTCTGCTTGTG
It contains:
- the LOC138913042 gene encoding uncharacterized protein, yielding MLVKVLMLALLAVLSQAKPQLLVTTPVSYATGAGGTWLAPSPSAAYYPAYASYPAYAAYAYAPVYGAYATYPYYYPYLRR